In one window of Acanthopagrus latus isolate v.2019 chromosome 15, fAcaLat1.1, whole genome shotgun sequence DNA:
- the tspan14 gene encoding tetraspanin-14 isoform X2 codes for MYYYRYESAEVSCCYKYLMFSYNIIFWLAGAAFIAAGFWAWSEKGILLDLTQVTQLHGFDPVWLVLVVGGVTFILGFAGCVGALRENICLLKFFSGVIGFIFILELTVAVLAVVFQSQVREWINDFFLANIRAYRDDIDLQNLIDSLQKMNHCCGAQEPEDWDLNVYFSCNGSHRSREKCGVPFSCCITDPADSVVNTQCGYDVRNRPKRDWSDHIYVKGCITALEDWLPGNLYTVAIVFIVISLLQMVGIYLARTLISDIEKVKFSY; via the exons ATGTACTACTATCGATATGAGAGTGCTGAGGTCAGCTGCTGCTACAAATACCTGATGTTCAGTTACAACATCATCTTCTGG CTGGCTGGAGCTGCCTTCATCGCGGCTGGTTTCTGGGCGTGGAGTGAAAAG ggAATCCTGTTGGATCTGACCCAGGTGACCCAGCTGCATGGTTTTGACCCGGTCTGGTTGGTCCTGGTGGTGGGTGGAGTCACCTTCATCCTGGGCTTCGCTGGCTGTGTGGGAGCtctgagagaaaacatttgtttgctaAAGTTT TTTTCCGGTGTGATCggcttcatcttcatcctggAGCTGACGGTGGCGGTCCTGGCGGTGGTCTTTCAGAGTCAGGTCAGAGAATGGATCAACGATTTCTTCCTGGCAAACATCAGAGCATACAGAGACGACATCGACCTGCAGAACCTTATAGACTCTCTGCAGAAGATG AACCACTGCTGTGGAGCGCAGGAACCAGAGGACTGGGATCTGAATGTATATTTCAGTTGTAACGGGAGTCAtcgcagcagagagaagtgtgGAGTTCCTTTCTCCTGCTGCATCACTGATCCTGCT gaCTCGGTGGTGAACACTCAGTGTGGCTATGACGTCAGAAACAGACCAAAG AGGGACTGGAGCGATCACATCTACGTTAAAGGTTGCATCACTGCGTTGGAGGACTGGCTGCCGGGGAATCTGTACACGGTGGCCATCGTCTTCATCgtcatctctctgctgcag ATGGTGGGGATCTACCTGGCCAGAACTCTGATCTCTGACATTGAGAAGGTCAAATTCAGCTACTGA
- the tspan14 gene encoding tetraspanin-14 isoform X1, whose product MKLFLMNYLEEFINAVLFRLQRLFSPAGGGNTLNVFFFTNNKPKEEERTVFLFEVETAEEDGVRYHHQGVFVRLRKVLKESECVDTDRSEMYYYRYESAEVSCCYKYLMFSYNIIFWLAGAAFIAAGFWAWSEKGILLDLTQVTQLHGFDPVWLVLVVGGVTFILGFAGCVGALRENICLLKFFSGVIGFIFILELTVAVLAVVFQSQVREWINDFFLANIRAYRDDIDLQNLIDSLQKMNHCCGAQEPEDWDLNVYFSCNGSHRSREKCGVPFSCCITDPADSVVNTQCGYDVRNRPKRDWSDHIYVKGCITALEDWLPGNLYTVAIVFIVISLLQMVGIYLARTLISDIEKVKFSY is encoded by the exons atgaagttatttttaatgaacTATTTAGAGGAGTTCATTAACGCTGTACTGTTCCGTCTGCAGCGCCTCTTCTctccagcaggtggcggtaacacgttgaacgtttttttttttaccaataaTAAACCCAAAGAAGAAGAAcgaactgtgtttttgtttgaggtGGAAACAGCCGAAGAAGACGGAGTCCGTTATCATCATCAGGGTGTGTTTGTTCGTCTGAGAAAAGTGTTGAAGGAGAGTGAATGTGTTGATACAGACCGATCGGAG ATGTACTACTATCGATATGAGAGTGCTGAGGTCAGCTGCTGCTACAAATACCTGATGTTCAGTTACAACATCATCTTCTGG CTGGCTGGAGCTGCCTTCATCGCGGCTGGTTTCTGGGCGTGGAGTGAAAAG ggAATCCTGTTGGATCTGACCCAGGTGACCCAGCTGCATGGTTTTGACCCGGTCTGGTTGGTCCTGGTGGTGGGTGGAGTCACCTTCATCCTGGGCTTCGCTGGCTGTGTGGGAGCtctgagagaaaacatttgtttgctaAAGTTT TTTTCCGGTGTGATCggcttcatcttcatcctggAGCTGACGGTGGCGGTCCTGGCGGTGGTCTTTCAGAGTCAGGTCAGAGAATGGATCAACGATTTCTTCCTGGCAAACATCAGAGCATACAGAGACGACATCGACCTGCAGAACCTTATAGACTCTCTGCAGAAGATG AACCACTGCTGTGGAGCGCAGGAACCAGAGGACTGGGATCTGAATGTATATTTCAGTTGTAACGGGAGTCAtcgcagcagagagaagtgtgGAGTTCCTTTCTCCTGCTGCATCACTGATCCTGCT gaCTCGGTGGTGAACACTCAGTGTGGCTATGACGTCAGAAACAGACCAAAG AGGGACTGGAGCGATCACATCTACGTTAAAGGTTGCATCACTGCGTTGGAGGACTGGCTGCCGGGGAATCTGTACACGGTGGCCATCGTCTTCATCgtcatctctctgctgcag ATGGTGGGGATCTACCTGGCCAGAACTCTGATCTCTGACATTGAGAAGGTCAAATTCAGCTACTGA
- the LOC119033300 gene encoding cytochrome c oxidase subunit 7A-related protein, mitochondrial-like, with product MYYKLNGVTQRLTGAPAAAYNPQGLRPAAPPASPPLIFASPTKLVSEAGGQAEYLGTNRVPELQKAFQRSDGVPVHLKRGLMDRLLYRSTMGLTVGGVLYCLVALYIAAQPGNK from the exons ATGTACTACAAGCTGAACGGAGTGACGCAGCGGCTCACCGGAGCTCCCGCCGCCGCCTACAACCCGCAG GGTCTGCGTCCGGCGGCCCCGcctgcctctcctccactgATCTTTGCATCTCCGACTAAGCTGGTGTCAGAAGCAGGAGGTCAGGCGGAGTATCTGGGAACCAATCGTGTCCCCGAACTGCAGAAAGCCTTccag AGGTCGGATGGCGTCCCGGTCCACCTGAAGCGGGGCCTCATGGACCGGCTGCTTTACCGGAGCACCATGGGTCTAACAGTCGGGGGGGTGCTGTACTGCCTGGTGGCACTCTACATCGCTGCCCAGCCCGGCAACAAGTGA